Genomic DNA from Spirochaetota bacterium:
TCTTCTTCTTCTTCTTCTTCTTCTTCTTCTTCTTCTTCTTCTTCTTCTTCTTCTCTGTGTCCCTCTGTGAGCTCGGTGGTTGTGCCTTGTTCGGGATCGTTGTGCGTTACGTTCCTGCCGGCATTGTTGTAATCGTCGTCACTTATGATATAATCCGCGCTCTCAATGGCTCGAAAGACGAAAAAAACAAAAGGCACCATACTCATCATCGATGATGAGAAGGCCATATTGGCGACGCTTCGCACCATGTTCGAAAGCGAAGGTTATTCCGTGTATACCGCCGACGGCGGTGAGAAGGGGCTTGTCTGCATTGAAAGTCTCGAACCGGAGATAATACTCCTCGATATATGGCTCCCTGAGATAGACGGGCTTGAACTTCTGATGAAGATAAAGGAACGTCGCCCCGGTGTTCCGGTGATCATGATCAGCGGTCATGCGGGCATAGAGACCGCCGTGCGGGCGACCAAGCTCGGGGCGGCGGATTTTCTCGAGAAGCCGTTCACCATGGAGCGGGTGCTGCGCATGGTCGGCAAGCATATCCGATCGTCAGCAGCGCAGGCGGAGATGCCGTTGCCGGCAGCGAGCGAGAAGAAAAGGCAGATCATTCACGCGAAAGGGGATCTTGTCTGGCAGGCGACGATATCGAAGAGCGTGGTGCTTAACGGTTTCGGGCTCATGAACGGACGGAAGATCGGCATGCAGCTGCTGCCGTCCCCGCCGGGGAGCGGCATACGGTTCATCGATATCGCGAGCAATTCGGAGATACCGCTGTCGCCGGCGAACCTGCTCAAGTCCAACGGCGAGGGCGCGAATTCAACGGCGCTTTCCGTCGGCAAGGCGCGTGCGCGTACCGTCGAGCATCTTCTGGCGACGCTCCACGCCTACGGCATAAGCAATCTTACGATAAAGATAGACGAAGAGATCCCCAATGTCGACGGCTCGGCCATCGATTTCTGCCGCATTATACGCGAAGCGGGCATTGAGCAGCAGAAGGAGCGTATCGCTGCGCTCACGGTAAAGAAACGTCATGTGTTCGGAACGGTATCACCGAAGACGCCGTATATGATATTCACCCCGTCCAGTTCATTTTCGCTCACGCTGCGCATCGATTTCCCCAAGCCCGTCGGCGTAGAGAAGCTTACCTTCATCATGAAGTCGGGAAAAGCGTTCGAGAAGGATATCGCACCGGCGCGTTCGTTCAATACGATAGAGAACATCGATATGGCGCAGAAAAGCGGCGCTGTCGGCGGCGGCATGATAGCAAGCCACATCATCCTCTCCGGCGGGAAGGTCATCAATACGAAACTCCGCTACCCCGATGAATTCGTCCGGCATAAGATGCTCGATGTCATCGGCGATCTCTTTCTTGCCGGAAGGCCCGTGCGTGCGAAGATAGTGGCCAATCGGACGTCGCATGCGTTCAATCATCTGGTCATTGCGGAATTGGCGAGGCTGTACGGGGGCTGAACGTGGTTGCCGAGCCGGGTGGTGAGCTGGGCGGACTGTCGAGGCACCGCACCGATAGAGATGGTGACTGCACAGATCGCCGATCATGTCAGAATATTTAAATCGATGCTGCCCGGGCTTTCGTGCGAAAATTGAAATCCTTCATGCGAATTTGTGTTATACTGCAAAGATCGAACGCTGTCTGGAAATGAAGCGGGAGGTGCATCATGATCCGGTTCGTACTGATCACGGCCCTGTGTGTCATGCCGCTCGTTGCGGTCGATGAGAATATTATCGCCTGGTGGCGATTTGACGAAGTCTCCGGAGCGGCCGTGGCGGACAGTGCCGGCTCACACGATGCCAGGGTCATCGGTGCGGCGCAATGGGTAACAGGCAGGCATGGGAATGCCCTGTCACTGTCCGATGGGGCATATGTGGATGCCGGGACCGCACCTGTTTTCGATCTCACATCCGACTGCACCGTGCTCTGCTGGATAAAGACGAAACCGGTGAGCGGCGGCACGGGGTGGGCCGGGTTGGTGAGCAAATACGGACCGGGCTCGCGCGGGTATGATATCAATCTCATGACCGCACCAGGGGTTTTCGAGATCGGTGCACGCGGGAGTTCGTCGATAGTCGGCGCGAAGATCGGCACAGCGGTGTTTGACGATACCTGGCACCATATCGGCGTCGTATTCAGGAACAATGGATTCATGCTGTACCAGGACGGCATACGTACCGCCATGAAGGAAGGCGAATGGACCGCTCTGCCAAGTGCATCGAGCTTTCTCATCGGCAAACGTTCCGGCATCGATGCATTCCAGGGTGTTATTGATGATGTGAAAGTGTATTCACGAGCCCTCTCCGCCGCGGAGATAGCCGCGGAACATGTACGGATGCCGGAACAGGCGGCGCTGAAAAAAACGCCTGCCGTCGCTGCGGAAACGGTGTCGGTGCGTACGAACACTATCGATGCCGGCGGCAGCGTGACACGCGCCGTTATGCTTCCGGAACCGGAGGCGATTTTTGCCGATACGGGAACGGCGAGCACCGGCAGTATCGTACTGCGTCCGCCGACCGTGTTTGAATCGGGGAATAAGCGGCTTAACTCGCGGGAGCAGGTGAGCACGAAACCGGACCGCGACAATACGATAAAGCTTGTGATCGATGAGCAGGATATGGCGATACTGCAGCCGTGGGGGGCATCATCATCCCGGAAGTACTGGGGTAATCCATTCGCACTCAAGGAGGGGACGACGGACTGCACGCTGCTCGCCGATGAAACGAACCGCACACTGCGCTGGGAAAAACCGTGCCGCATCACCGAGAACGAAACCGCGACCGCTTCGTATGAGGCGAAGGTCCGCGCGGACGGGAAGCTCGAGATCGCCTACCGCCACGGCTGTACGGGTGCGCTTGCCAAGCAGATCAATGATTTCACTCTGTTCGTGTATTTCCCGAGCTATCGGAGCCAGAAGATAACTGCCAACGGAACTATGCTTACGGCGTCGCCAAAAACATCGCTCACGAAAGCCGGGACGGAAGTGTTCAGCGGCACGTCGCTCGACCTCGCCGCGGATGCAGACGAACCGCATCGCGGTTTTATACTGACAGTACGGGCACCGCAGATACGCATCACCGAATCACTCGACTATAAGGGTGACCCGGCTTTGGCCATGCGCATCGATATCAACAAGGAAGCAGACAGGATCAATGATCCTATCATCATCGTGATCGATCTGCTCAAGACACGCGGCCGTGCAAGCGGACCGTCGCCGACCGCAGGGATCGGTTTTTACGGTAGCGATCGAATCACCGTTCCGCAGCCGCTCACGCGCAACCGTATCATGAACCCGTCGTTCGAATCGGGATTGCGCTATTTCAGCCTGCAGGATACGTGGGCGTTCTATCAGCCGAGCACGGAGCCGATATATTCGGTGAGCGGCGATCGCCCGAAATTCGGACGATCCTGTCTCCGCATGCTCGCCCGAAAACCAGCGAGGCCCGATCAGAACCGGGATAGCCATCTTCAGACATTCGCCATCCCCGTTGTGCCGGGAAAAAGCTATACCTTCAGCGTTTGGGCGCGTGCAAGTACACAGGGCATAGGGCTTAATGCCGGCACGATAACCGGCGCATGGCCGGTATTCCCGAATCTCGGCATCAGTGAATCGCGTGCTGTACCGACGGAATGGACTCGCTATACGGGAACGATAACCGCTCCCAATAATGTCTGCTCGATAATTCTGCGTGCATGGCGTATCGCGGGGGACACCCCGGGATACCTCTATCTCGATGGTCTTCAGTTCGAGGAGGGAACAGCGGCAACGGAATTTGTCACTGCGCCGGTAGATGCGCGTCTTATCACCTCTGACCCGGAAAATTTCCTTGCGCCGGGGGCGAATATCGATGCACGTCTTATCATTTCATCAAAGAGCGCCGGAACGGCAAAGCTCACCCTGTTCAATTATTTCCATGAAACGCTTTATGAGAAGACCATTGCATTCGCTGATGCAGAGAATGTACTGCGGCTTCCCTTCGGGCCTGAACTCGGCAGCGGCGTGTTCGTACTGCGCGCGGACATTGCAGGGACAGCAATTCCCGCACATACCGAGTTCTTCCGTTTCACCGTACTGCAGCCGCTCAGGAACACGCATCCGACCCATACGATGTTCGGATCGATGTTGTCGATACGTTCGTGCCGGCTCGAGGACATATGCCGTCGTTACCGTGATGTGGGTCTTGGGTCAACCGATTACGGATCGGTGCAGCCGTGGTACTGGGCGCTTATCGAGAAATACGGCATTACCGATACCGGTGTTGGTCTCATCGATTATCACTTTGAGATGCCGAAAAAGCATACCGAGCTCCCGCCCGCAGCGAAAAAATGGGATGCGGTCACACCGGAGCAGGAAAAGGAGTTCGAGGAGTGGGCCTATCGTATCGTGTCCGAATTCCCGCATGTGCCGACCTGGTTCTTCGAGGCCGAGAGCGAAGCGGGGGGCTGGAAGATGATGCGCGACAAGAACGTTTCCGATTATGCGAAGCTGCTCGTTGCAGGGGCGCGCGGGGCGCGGAGGGCGAATCCGAAGGCACTGCTCATGCCTGAAGGCGGTCCGTGCAATATGAGCCCGGACGTCGGCATTCGGCAATACGATCAGTATCTTACCGAGATCGGGACGAACATGCGCTTCGATGCCATGGCCATTCATCCGTACCGCTCCATGCCCGAATACCCCGCCGACCTCGATGCGGACATCGCAACGTTCCTCCGCATGCTCGCCACGCACGGATATGGCGCCGATACCCCGGTACACTTTACCGAAGGCATCTATCACAGTCACATGCATGTGCCGGCGTGGGGACTGAACACGTTCAAGGCATGCAGCACCGATCACTATCGCGCGGGATTCGTTTCGTACGATATGGGTTGGGGGGAGCGCGCCGCGGCGGCATTGTTCGCGCGCAGCTGGATCATGGCGCTGAAGTACTGGCCGCAGGTCCGTTCGCTCAACGGCTGGGTCGCGCACGGCTTCATGGACCATGATCTTACGCCGATAGCGATGGCGATGGTGCCCAATACGCTCGGCCATCTCCTCGGCGACGTCACGTTCAAAAGCGATTTCCGTCCTGCCCCGGGGGTTCGCGGTTATATTTTTCTCGACGGGACACAGCGTCCCGTGATGGCCCTTTGGGGTCATGATGATCAGATCGACCGCGGGTTCAAGAAGGGGCCGCAGATATCCTTTACCTTCGGCAACGAAGTCCCGGAGATCATCGATCTCATGGGGAATGCTCGGACACCGATAGCGCGGGGAGGCATTGTTGAGGCCAATGTTTCCCCGTTCCCGCTGTTTTTCCGTGGGAAGCCGGGGTCGCTCACGGCGTTCACCGCTGCCGTCAATTCCGGCGTCATTGCAGGCGACAATTCATGTCCGCTCGCAGTTCGTGCTGTTCCGCAAACAGCCGGGATCTCGATCGGTATCCGAAATCAGACGAGCAGAAAGGTGCATGCGATGATCGCGCTGCCCGGCGATACGACCTCGACAGTGACATTCGATGTGCTCGAAGAGAAGCTCCTTCCCGTGCCGACATCGTTCGACCGATCGATCGGTTCGTTACGCAGGGCTGCACTGCCCGTCGGTATCACCATCGACGGCGGTCGGTTTTCTGAGGATGTGTCCTTTGATTATCTGTTCATCCCGAAACGCGCGGTGGTGCTCGGAGACCCCGCATCGTGGAAGGATGTCCCGCATGTTCTCCTGGTGAATTCCGTGGACGCAAAGCAGCCCGTGCAGCCATCGTCACTGCGTGCGCGGTATCAATTCGCATGGGACAGGGAACATCTCTATCTGCGGGTATCGGTCAAGGACGATCAATTCGTGCATGAACGATATCCTCGCACCAACCAGCGGTATCTCAATGATGCCGTACAGGTGTATTTTGATACAAAAGCGGATGGGCGGTCGAGTACGGTTCCCGGATACGGCCCCGACGATTACAGCTATGACCTGTATCCCGACGAGAATGACCGATGCATCGTGTATCGTTGGGAAGCCCCGGAACAG
This window encodes:
- the lpxC gene encoding UDP-3-O-acyl-N-acetylglucosamine deacetylase; translated protein: MARKTKKTKGTILIIDDEKAILATLRTMFESEGYSVYTADGGEKGLVCIESLEPEIILLDIWLPEIDGLELLMKIKERRPGVPVIMISGHAGIETAVRATKLGAADFLEKPFTMERVLRMVGKHIRSSAAQAEMPLPAASEKKRQIIHAKGDLVWQATISKSVVLNGFGLMNGRKIGMQLLPSPPGSGIRFIDIASNSEIPLSPANLLKSNGEGANSTALSVGKARARTVEHLLATLHAYGISNLTIKIDEEIPNVDGSAIDFCRIIREAGIEQQKERIAALTVKKRHVFGTVSPKTPYMIFTPSSSFSLTLRIDFPKPVGVEKLTFIMKSGKAFEKDIAPARSFNTIENIDMAQKSGAVGGGMIASHIILSGGKVINTKLRYPDEFVRHKMLDVIGDLFLAGRPVRAKIVANRTSHAFNHLVIAELARLYGG
- a CDS encoding LamG-like jellyroll fold domain-containing protein; this encodes MIRFVLITALCVMPLVAVDENIIAWWRFDEVSGAAVADSAGSHDARVIGAAQWVTGRHGNALSLSDGAYVDAGTAPVFDLTSDCTVLCWIKTKPVSGGTGWAGLVSKYGPGSRGYDINLMTAPGVFEIGARGSSSIVGAKIGTAVFDDTWHHIGVVFRNNGFMLYQDGIRTAMKEGEWTALPSASSFLIGKRSGIDAFQGVIDDVKVYSRALSAAEIAAEHVRMPEQAALKKTPAVAAETVSVRTNTIDAGGSVTRAVMLPEPEAIFADTGTASTGSIVLRPPTVFESGNKRLNSREQVSTKPDRDNTIKLVIDEQDMAILQPWGASSSRKYWGNPFALKEGTTDCTLLADETNRTLRWEKPCRITENETATASYEAKVRADGKLEIAYRHGCTGALAKQINDFTLFVYFPSYRSQKITANGTMLTASPKTSLTKAGTEVFSGTSLDLAADADEPHRGFILTVRAPQIRITESLDYKGDPALAMRIDINKEADRINDPIIIVIDLLKTRGRASGPSPTAGIGFYGSDRITVPQPLTRNRIMNPSFESGLRYFSLQDTWAFYQPSTEPIYSVSGDRPKFGRSCLRMLARKPARPDQNRDSHLQTFAIPVVPGKSYTFSVWARASTQGIGLNAGTITGAWPVFPNLGISESRAVPTEWTRYTGTITAPNNVCSIILRAWRIAGDTPGYLYLDGLQFEEGTAATEFVTAPVDARLITSDPENFLAPGANIDARLIISSKSAGTAKLTLFNYFHETLYEKTIAFADAENVLRLPFGPELGSGVFVLRADIAGTAIPAHTEFFRFTVLQPLRNTHPTHTMFGSMLSIRSCRLEDICRRYRDVGLGSTDYGSVQPWYWALIEKYGITDTGVGLIDYHFEMPKKHTELPPAAKKWDAVTPEQEKEFEEWAYRIVSEFPHVPTWFFEAESEAGGWKMMRDKNVSDYAKLLVAGARGARRANPKALLMPEGGPCNMSPDVGIRQYDQYLTEIGTNMRFDAMAIHPYRSMPEYPADLDADIATFLRMLATHGYGADTPVHFTEGIYHSHMHVPAWGLNTFKACSTDHYRAGFVSYDMGWGERAAAALFARSWIMALKYWPQVRSLNGWVAHGFMDHDLTPIAMAMVPNTLGHLLGDVTFKSDFRPAPGVRGYIFLDGTQRPVMALWGHDDQIDRGFKKGPQISFTFGNEVPEIIDLMGNARTPIARGGIVEANVSPFPLFFRGKPGSLTAFTAAVNSGVIAGDNSCPLAVRAVPQTAGISIGIRNQTSRKVHAMIALPGDTTSTVTFDVLEEKLLPVPTSFDRSIGSLRRAALPVGITIDGGRFSEDVSFDYLFIPKRAVVLGDPASWKDVPHVLLVNSVDAKQPVQPSSLRARYQFAWDREHLYLRVSVKDDQFVHERYPRTNQRYLNDAVQVYFDTKADGRSSTVPGYGPDDYSYDLYPDENDRCIVYRWEAPEQQQAGGVLAPKAKMVETGIRTVFAQTEGGYIIEAMFPQRLILPLRLEAGYRAAFGICVNDRDDAEKKEYAGRLTTTPAGTEPGRSPQLYTLLMLAD